The genomic region CTattaatcattttaaaaggtGACTGTAGTAAAGGCACACTTACATCAGATTATTAGCTTTATTGCTAATTTCACTCAGCGGGCCAAGTAGTGCCATCGCAATTTGACAGCAAAGGTCATAGTTAAAGCTCACCAGCAGCACTCTGCTGAAATTGCATACCGAGCTAACTACTGAAACCGAATGtatccatagaaatgcatgggcagTTCGAACTTGCTTGATGGAGCTGCCACCACGTGAACGCAACTAGAGTATTGTGAAACCATGTACTGCCTGGtttcttttaaaataataaaaaacaattattGGGTGGATGCACGCTTTATTTGTTTGCATTGCTTGGGGGAGGGGTCACTGGACACTACTGACCCATCCACACCCTAAAAGCTTGACTTTACCTCACGCGCCGAGTGTTTTGTTTCTGTGCTGAtgtcatttattgttttcaaagTTACGTTGTTGCTGCAGTTCGTTTaatttgaagcagttttattgGCATAACTTGTTTTGTACTTTCATGAGATAATGATATTGCAAGCTTATAATACTTCAATGGTGTGTCTCATTCAAGGTCTACGCATCAGAAAACATGGCTCGGGATTTCAGACCTGGAGACTTGATCTTTGCCAAGATGAAGGGTTATCCCCATTGGCCAGCCAGGGTACGCATGGCACATTAGACTTCCCTCATGAGGACCACTGAGTAGACTTGATGTTGAACAATCAGTGTTAGTATAAATAAATTATGCCCTCCAGTGACTGAAGTGTGACAAGTCTTACCTTTGTATTCTATTTCTTTGGAAGATTGATGAAGTTCCAGATGGGGCTGTTAAACCGTCCAATGTCAAGTTCCCTATCTTCTTCTTCGGCACTCATGAAACGTGAGTTCACCTTTGCCTCACCCTCCTGCAGAATAAAGTGGGCTGCTCCACTGGAGTTTGTCTAGCTGCATATGATGCATTATATAATTCAGTTGACTGTAGAACGGGAAGATCTTCAGTAAAAGAATTTATCCCATCAGCTTCAGCCAGCTAAGTTAATTCATATGACTTGGCTAAGACCACAAATATTATTGTCAATGTATCTAATGGCTTTctcctttttatttaatttgtttgatacAGGGCATTTCTTGGACCAAAAGACATATTCCCATACTTGGCTAATAAAGACAAGTATGGAAAACCTAACAAGAGAAAAGGTTTCAATGAAGGCCTGTGGGAAATTGAGAACAATCCAAAGGTGGAGCTAGGTGGAGAGAAGGTAGGGTTACGTGTTTAGTCTTTGTATAATTTAGGGATGCACACCCCTGCATCGCCCATGCCCCACAGCTCTCTATGGTTCCCACCTCTAGTCACACCTTGCTACACTCAGGAGTGCCACTCTTGATTCGCTGAGAGAGCACCAAAGTTGTTGAAAAGTTAAATGCTTTCGAAAAATGTAAATAATTCATGTATTTCTTTTGGATGAGTATGATCTTTACTGTAAAGATTCTTTATGACCTCAGCAGATGATGTCGGCTGAGTCAGCGGAAGACAAAGACTCGGACAGCAGccctgagggagaggaggaaggcgaggatggggagagggggaggaagtccACGGTGGGTTCCTGCTGACTTTGCACATGAAGTTGTGGTGTTTCTGTGATCCTGATCTCTTTACCCACCCTGAAAACTTCTCTCAAACCCCAAGGTCAGGTGCCCCTCAGTGCAGGCCTCCGGGCAGGGTCACCCCGTCGCAGACACCCCTACCCCTGAGCCTGCTGGTGGAGCAGCAGTGTGCTGCTGGGTCCCCCTTAGCGAGCTAGGCCCTGTGTTTAACACCTGCACCGTGGGGCCCTTTGTGTTTGGTGTCTTTGGCCCAGGTGTCTGGCAGTGAAGcgggtgaggaagaggaggaggaggaaggggagatgGAGGTATCAGGGCAGGGGCCCCTGTTGGAGGAAGTACGTACTGTCCACTGCATGAGGGGGAGCGGTGGCCGCTGGAAAGATTTCATTCTGGTTTTAAGTTTTGCTGGGGGTGAAGGGGACTGGGGATTGCATGCGGTGTACTATGTTTGGAAGTATAGCTGCTTTTGGATGCCTCATTTCCTTTATGGTTTCCATTACTGTGGCAAAGCTAGCAGGACGTGGCAGTGTGGATGGTGACGGTGAAGAGAGGGTTTTAAGCCTTTGGTTCTTTCACTCCTCTGTTGCTGTTCCCAGCCATCTGAGAGGCTGTATGCTTGGAGCACTCCCACCTCTCTGCAGTAGGGAGACTGGTCAGGGCttgcctcttctctctcatgcGGAGCAGTCTCTTAACACAGAGATACAGCGCATAGTGCTTGATATGGCCACACATTCCCATGAGCCATATGATCAGTGGAATGAGTATGCTACCTCATTGTCACCAAAATATCAAGTTCAACATCAGATGATGTCTCTTCTCCCTACACTGGTTTGTGACGTTATGTCATTACACTATTTTATGCTATTCCAGGTGTATTATTAAAGAGAAGGCCAGTCATCTGTATAGTTAGTGTTTATTTTGGACTTCAACTGCTTCCAGGAAGAGGCTTATGACACCTTCCCTCAGCAGGAGAAATCTCCAGACTGCATGCATCTTCCTTTGTAGAACCATTTCCCACATCCATCGAGTTCAAAATGTAAAAACGTTTAATAGCTGGTATTTGTGAATCTGATTAATTATtgttattcttttctttttaaggAATCGACAGACACATCTAAGCCAAAAAGGGGGCGAAAGAAAAAGGTAGCACTGCTCATCAGGTGTGAGGTGATTAAAAATGGAAGTACCTACCCAGTACCTACTTAACAGTCTCCTGTGTCTTTATCAGAGTGAACCAGAGCAAGACTCAGAGAAAGATGAGGCTGCCACCAGTCCTACTTCAAGTCCAGCTGGTAAGGCCAAAGCACCTTTGCAGTTGTCATGTTAGACCAATGCCATTCTATGGTGGTGATTtatatgtgcgtgtgcaggTGGAGACACACCTGTGCCTAAGCGGCGTGGCAGGAAGCCCAAAGCAGAGAAGTTGCTCCTCCTGCAGCAGCAGTCATCACATGACCCCCACGGATCAGGCAGTGACATGTAACCACCTTTCTCTCATCATCAGTGCCACataatacctgtgtgtgtgtgtgtttgtgtgtttgcttgctaAAGAGTGTTTTGTTGCGGTTTTATGTTTATCCAACAGTAGTGTTGTTGATTAAGTggtttgtgtgatgtgtatcTGCATTCTTTTTAAGCTTTATTGATTTGTGTGGTGTCTACATAACAGGGAGACTACTGCAGATTCTGAACGAAAAAGGAAGCGTGGATCAGATGACAAGAGCAAACATCAGGAGGAAGACGAGAGGAGGGCAGATGGCAGGAAGAGAAAGGACGAGGCGAAGAAGGAGCCAGAGGCCAAGAGGAAGAGAAACGCCAAAGATGGGAGCTCCTCTGACTCTGAGGATGAGGAGGTGAGCATAAACACTCCCTCTTTTAACAGTATGCTAGTGAATGCGTGTTAGTGTTGGTACATTGACCCTTTCTCATGGTCCTTCCAACCTCTACAGAAGAGCAGTGGACCAGGCAGGAAACGCAACCCGCTGAAAGCCCAGCAGAATACAGTAGAGCCTGACAAGGATGAGCGTCGCCGCAAGGGAGACGACACCAAAGAGTGAGTCCAGGCCTCCAGCCACTCTTAGTTCAGGGCAAGGGAAATTAACACACTGCTGAATACAAAGATCACAGTCAGAAATGACCGATCATGAGGGCAGCATTGCATATGCATAGTGTGAGGGATGGTTCAACGATTAAAGAAAGAAATACTTCATGACGAGGCTCATAATGCGCGACATTCGAAAACGGAAGAAGAATTTAAGTCatgcactgactgcacaaacaGTCCTTTATAAACCCtttctgtacacttacaaagttaaAATGACACTAGTTTGTCTGTAGGGACCCTCTCCACAGTATCACAGAAgtgtaaaaatattttgagccttgtcagTAGCTTACTAAGTAAGTAGCGATTTACTTTGATGTAGCAAGCTGGCAACAAGGCTGTCGTTATATGCTACTTTGTTGTAAATACATTTTCCAGACTAACTAAAAACTCCGGTTTATACTCATTATTattgaaaacaaatatacacCAAGTTGTTTTTGGACCATAGTTGTCCTTTAAGATTGGAATAGAGAACACCTGATTTTTTCAATTCCACATGATAAGAATGAGATTGAGTAGACCAATCATCCATTTAGAGTGTGGCATGATTGGGAGTAATGAGCACAAACATAACGACAAAACATAACTAGCTGTTTGCTTTTTAATATCATAGACCATAAAACTGTCCGGTCAAGATaacatcaaacatgtttgattgaATCTGGATTGCGTCAACAATggaaagaaatgcaaaagattcAAATCtgtcacgcaaacacacatagcGATTCATGGACATCTCAAAATCGGGCTTAAACATCAGGTCTGCTCCCAGTATAGGTGTTCTGAGTGGAGGCCTTCCTGTTTCTGTTGCTTTGTGTGTGATGAGACTTTTACGCACGTTTCGTTTCTCCTGTAGATTAGGGAAAGAGGACGCAATGAAGGACGAGCGGAAAGGAGACCGAAGGAAAGGTGAACTTCAGAATGTTTTCTCTAGTTTTGAACTTGTCGATGCCCTTGTGCCTTTCTGAAAGAGTTTCACCTCAGGGGACCTTTTTAATGAAGAATGTTATATTCACTTTTGTGCATGACGTTCCTCCTCCATGCTTTAATTTGTGCCGATATGTTTTACACAATTCAGAAATGTCCACAGAGCACCGACTGCAGAGGTTGCATGGAGAAATCAAGATCTCTTTGAAGATAGACAACCCTGTGAGTCCTTGAGTCTGATCATCAAAAGAGCATTTTTTGAGTGAAGATGTTTAAAGATAGCCCTGCCCTTTCCTCTCACCAGTGCCAGGGGCTGCTCTGGTATTAATGAAACACTCTCTTTGTGCTTGCCTAGTCTTAGTGTGTGACTATGTAGacgtatgtgtgagagagagacagacaatgtgtatgtttgtgaagtTTGCTCCTTTATTAACTGAAGTGATATTTGCTGAAGCGTTCAGTGCTTGTTTAATGCTTAATCCCAGGATGTGAAAAAATGCCTGGTTGCATTGGATGAGCTGGGCTCTCTACAAGTCAACACCCAGCACCTTCAAAAGCACAGTGACCTGATAGCCACCCTTAAAAAGGTACCGACTCACAACAACTTCTTTCCAGTGCCCTTCTTCGTTACTTTGACATGTTGGTCCAGTGACCAACTCCGTTACTCTCTCCAGGGCTGATGTATGCCCTGCCTCGAGCAAGTAACTTAATTATGAGATGCCATTTCTAACCTGGGGTTTCGTCTTGACTTCCCTCAGATCCGCAGGTTTAAGGCCAGCCAGGACATCATGGACAAGGCCACCATGTTGTATAACAAGTTCAAGACCATGTTCCTGGTGGGTGAGGGAGACTCTGTGCTGAGCCAAGTGCTCAACAAGTCTCTGGCTGAGCAGAGGCAGTATGAGGAGGCCAAGAAAGGAGCGCTGAAGAAAGCCGAGCAGGCCAAAGAGCAGAGCATGGGTGAGTCCACAAGGCACAGCAGCTCTGTCAGGGCCAGTACACTACTGTTATATTGACCGACCTTCTTCTCTCACCTGAGTCTCTCAGAGCATTTTGACCTGCTTTAATGATCTTTAATGGCATCCCTTTTAAGAAAGCATTTCAGTCCATGTAAATGTTTCAACTGTCACTGCTCAGGGTTAGGTATATGTGTTGATGATGTTTTTGGCGAACCACAGAGGGACAGGTTGCGAATGGAGGGTCAAGCCCAGAGGTGAAGCAGCAAGAGTCTGAGCAGAGCAAAGCTGCTGAAGAGAGCCACACTGTGGAGAACAGGTTGGATTTGTTTCCTCAGAGCAGAATTCTTTTCCTAGTTTTCTCCTCCCCTTAGCCCAATTGTGCTAGACTGTATTTCAGTCCAGCTGTTTTGTAGGGTATACAGACTGGTATCTCAAAAAAGCCTACTCCAGGAGATTTGCTTACTAATAATGAGCAGAGTTATCTGTAAGTGTGAGGATCTGTTCTGATAATAATCTACCTTCAGACTTTAGTCAGATCCGTCTCTGTTTTTGCCTTTAGTGTGCCAGTAGCCCAGCAGGAATCCGGTTGAAACAAAGGCCTCTTGTGATGAAGAGGAAGCACTGACCTCCAGGGGTCCTCCAGGCACCTGCCACGCTCCAGCACACGGTCTCCACTGGGATCACAGCACCTCTCCTCAGAGACTAGTCCAACAGGGTTTCATCCTCAGCAGCATCTGTTTGCACACCACTGAAGTttccagacaaaaaaaaagatttgagtATTGAGTTGTCGGACAGATTTGCCCCCATGTTTAAGGAACTGGACTTCCAACAGTGATGGTTCACCATTATGTTACACTGAAAGTGCTCAGAAGTTTAAAGCTCACTCAGAGGTTATGCACATATCTTTTCTTCTTTGTGCCTTTTTGTTTTATTGAAAAAATGGCAAAAACCATGCCAACCTTGCCATAGTAGTAGTCCAGTTTGGACCATTTGGCAGTTTTTGTAAGTTTTTAAGTAAAATGCATTGCTTTGCCTTTGCGGTCACTAGATATTTCGAATGTACTTCACTTACCGTGATGTCCAACCTGCTCTATGCAGACAGTTAGTTGTAAGTTGTTTAGTGAAGTAGTCAGATGGTGGTATCCCTCATCATGTACTATCTGCCTGTGGATCATCATAGTATTCATCCCTAGTGTAGGTGTATATATTTCTTGAAGTACTCTCAAAGCGAAGACAGTTTTGCCTCAGAAGTGCTACTAGATAGACATGCCAAAGTTCACCTTATCAAGGAACTGCTTATGTCTATTCAaattgtctgtttttaaagcttTCATTTTACTGGCGTTCATGTACTGTAAATAAGAGTATTTTTGTGCCCATCTTAACTTTAACTGTTTTGTTCTCACTAATAAAGCAGTGGTTACATCAAAAGCTTGCTTCTGATTTCTCCTTAGTGAATTATTGGTGTAGTAACATTGGATTTTCTCTGGAGCTTTACAAGACAAGTTTGTATGGTCTgaacattttgttgtttgtatTACATGACTGATTGGGTGGAATTTCTACTGTACTTTTGCCATGCCAGCAACACTCCCCCTTCTTTCAGTGCAGTCTCCactagggctttgacttttgcccaaaaatcatatttgaagttcgtttgtttattaatattaaaattcgaaTATGTGTTCATATTTTAACCATTACATGTCTTCAgtaagaccgatattggtatcaaacttaagttctatatgttctgtccaccagagggcagtgtatcagtTAATGTCAATAGACTACGTGCACTAAAGGCCGagtatttatgcgtgtgttaaaattgttattattaagcacagggctgggcgataaaacgatagcgatatgtatcgcaatagacatgtaatcgtctcgatatcaataaaaaatacgttcaatagaacattcataattaaaagcaacacacacctcctgccttactttgtccataaataaatagactaTATATattgcattgtagtatgtcaaactctaccagagtaggcgatagaagtaggcctactgtacctcaacacagactctccttgccccgtgcactctctctctctccctctcaacaggtgcatccctcctcagcatggacatgtaatccaaacattaatcgtgCAAGATGACTGGCTAAAtggctattaaatccggttagcatca from Alosa alosa isolate M-15738 ecotype Scorff River chromosome 1, AALO_Geno_1.1, whole genome shotgun sequence harbors:
- the psip1a gene encoding PC4 and SFRS1 interacting protein 1a isoform X2, whose translation is MARDFRPGDLIFAKMKGYPHWPARIDEVPDGAVKPSNVKFPIFFFGTHETAFLGPKDIFPYLANKDKYGKPNKRKGFNEGLWEIENNPKVELGGEKQMMSAESAEDKDSDSSPEGEEEGEDGERGRKSTVSGSEAGEEEEEEEGEMEVSGQGPLLEEESTDTSKPKRGRKKKSEPEQDSEKDEAATSPTSSPAGGDTPVPKRRGRKPKAEKLLLLQQQSSHDPHGSGSDMETTADSERKRKRGSDDKSKHQEEDERRADGRKRKDEAKKEPEAKRKRNAKDGSSSDSEDEEKSSGPGRKRNPLKAQQNTVEPDKDERRRKGDDTKELGKEDAMKDERKGDRRKEHRLQRLHGEIKISLKIDNPDVKKCLVALDELGSLQVNTQHLQKHSDLIATLKKIRRFKASQDIMDKATMLYNKFKTMFLVGEGDSVLSQVLNKSLAEQRQYEEAKKGALKKAEQAKEQSMEGQVANGGSSPEVKQQESEQSKAAEESHTVENSVPVAQQESG
- the psip1a gene encoding PC4 and SFRS1 interacting protein 1a isoform X4, with amino-acid sequence MARDFRPGDLIFAKMKGYPHWPARIDEVPDGAVKPSNVKFPIFFFGTHETAFLGPKDIFPYLANKDKYGKPNKRKGFNEGLWEIENNPKVELGGEKQMMSAESAEDKDSDSSPEGEEEGEDGERGRKSTVSGSEAGEEEEEEEGEMEVSGQGPLLEEESTDTSKPKRGRKKKSEPEQDSEKDEAATSPTSSPAGGDTPVPKRRGRKPKAEKLLLLQQQSSHDPHGSGSDMETTADSERKRKRGSDDKSKHQEEDERRADGRKRKDEAKKEPEAKRKRNAKDGSSSDSEDEEKSSGPGRKRNPLKAQQNTVEPDKDERRRKGDDTKELGKEDAMKDERKGDRRKEMSTEHRLQRLHGEIKISLKIDNPDVKKCLVALDELGSLQVNTQHLQKHSDLIATLKKIRRFKASQDIMDKATMLYNKFKTMFLVGEGDSVLSQVLNKSLAEQRQYEEAKKGALKKAEQAKEQSMEGQVANGGSSPEVKQQESEQSKAAEESHTVENSVPVAQQESG
- the psip1a gene encoding PC4 and SFRS1 interacting protein 1a isoform X1; protein product: MARDFRPGDLIFAKMKGYPHWPARIDEVPDGAVKPSNVKFPIFFFGTHETAFLGPKDIFPYLANKDKYGKPNKRKGFNEGLWEIENNPKVELGGEKMMSAESAEDKDSDSSPEGEEEGEDGERGRKSTVSGSEAGEEEEEEEGEMEVSGQGPLLEEESTDTSKPKRGRKKKSEPEQDSEKDEAATSPTSSPAGGDTPVPKRRGRKPKAEKLLLLQQQSSHDPHGSGSDMETTADSERKRKRGSDDKSKHQEEDERRADGRKRKDEAKKEPEAKRKRNAKDGSSSDSEDEEKSSGPGRKRNPLKAQQNTVEPDKDERRRKGDDTKELGKEDAMKDERKGDRRKEMSTEHRLQRLHGEIKISLKIDNPDVKKCLVALDELGSLQVNTQHLQKHSDLIATLKKIRRFKASQDIMDKATMLYNKFKTMFLVGEGDSVLSQVLNKSLAEQRQYEEAKKGALKKAEQAKEQSMEGQVANGGSSPEVKQQESEQSKAAEESHTVENSVPVAQQESG
- the psip1a gene encoding PC4 and SFRS1 interacting protein 1a isoform X3, with translation MARDFRPGDLIFAKMKGYPHWPARIDEVPDGAVKPSNVKFPIFFFGTHETAFLGPKDIFPYLANKDKYGKPNKRKGFNEGLWEIENNPKVELGGEKQMMSAESAEDKDSDSSPEGEEEGEDGERGRKSTESTDTSKPKRGRKKKSEPEQDSEKDEAATSPTSSPAGGDTPVPKRRGRKPKAEKLLLLQQQSSHDPHGSGSDMETTADSERKRKRGSDDKSKHQEEDERRADGRKRKDEAKKEPEAKRKRNAKDGSSSDSEDEEKSSGPGRKRNPLKAQQNTVEPDKDERRRKGDDTKELGKEDAMKDERKGDRRKEMSTEHRLQRLHGEIKISLKIDNPDVKKCLVALDELGSLQVNTQHLQKHSDLIATLKKIRRFKASQDIMDKATMLYNKFKTMFLVGEGDSVLSQVLNKSLAEQRQYEEAKKGALKKAEQAKEQSMEGQVANGGSSPEVKQQESEQSKAAEESHTVENSVPVAQQESG